From the Haladaptatus sp. DJG-WS-42 genome, the window CTTACTCGGCAACGTCGCCCTCCCGAAACTCACGAACGGGGAGATTCGCGCCCGCATCTCTGACGAGGAGGCGTGGGTTGCGAGCGAAGCGACCGCCTCAGTCAAACGCACCCTCTACGAGGCGGGTTATCCCGTACAGGACGAACGCACCTTAGAGGAGGGTGCCGCCCTGCCCCACGACCTGCACCTGCAATTGCGCGACTACCAGCAAACCTGGGTGACGCGCTTTCTCGAAGCCAAATCCGGCGTGCTCGTCGGGCCACCGGGAAGCGGGAAAACCGTCGCTGCGCTTGGCGTGATGGCCGCCGTCGGCGGCGAGACGCTGATTCTCGTTCCGGGTCGGGAACTCGCCGCCCAGTGGCGCGACGAAATCCTGCTCCACACCACCTTAGAACCGGACCAAGTCGGCGAGTATCACGGCGGAAAGAAAGAAATCAGACCCGTCACCATCGCCACCTATCAGACGGCGGGGATGGACCGCCACCGAATGCTATTCGACGAACGACGCTGGGGGCTTATCGTTTATGACGAAGTCCACCACATCCCGAGTCCAATCCACCGCCGGAGTGCAGATTTACAGACGCGACACCGCCTCGGCCTCTCTGCGACGCCCATCCGCGAAGACGACAAGCAACAGGAGATTTTCACGCTCATCGGGCCGCCAATCGGCACCGACTGGGGGGCGCTGTTCGAGGCGGGCTACGTCGCAGAACCGGAGGTGGAAATCCGCTACGTGCCGTTCGTGGACGACCTCGGCGTGAACGAGTACGGCAGCGCCGATGGCCACGAAAAGCGCATGATTGCCGCCTCTAACCCGGCGAAGGTTGCGGAAGTGCGGGCGATTCTCGGCGAACACCCCGGCGAGAAGGCGCTCATCTTTGTCGAGTACTTAGACCAAGGCAAGCAGTTGAGCGAAGAACTCAACATCCCGTTCGTGAGCGGCGAAACCCCGCACGCAGAGCGCAGACGGCTGTTCTCACAGTTCAATACCGGCCCGCGTGACGCGCTCATCGTCTCGCGGATTGGCGACGAGGGAATCGACCTGCCCGAAGCGTCGGTGGCCATCGCCGCCTCCGGCCTCGGCGGGTCGCGGCGGCAGGGCGCACAGCGTGCTGGACGAACCATGCGACCGATGGGCAACTCCCGGATGTACGTGCTGGCGACACGCGGAACTGCGGAGGAAGATTTCGCCCGCCAGCGCATGCGCCATCTCGCGGCGAAAGGCGTCCGCATCGTCGAAGCCGAATCGAGCGCGTGGGAGTAGGTTCAAATCCCTCACGGGCGAACTGTTCTGCGTGACTGACGACGCCCCCACCTCGCGCCACGACCGTATCACGCGCCACCCAACGCCGGGGACGCAAAACTCGCTTCGCCACTGGACGAGCGCCCGCAAT encodes:
- a CDS encoding DEAD/DEAH box helicase; amino-acid sequence: MDEFYDVLEDRGRPIVTASEVARWLNTSQAEASDALAALTGDGRVESLDVETDPVVWYPRDWKETTNRERVVLFPKRREVVVDHPSQFTRAQLTQFAHLVETNRTGGYVYKLREEDIWQAPYDSLDDLLRTMRQAFGERSPHLEEWVESQWERARKFRLYTHEDGYVVLEAGSADLLGNVALPKLTNGEIRARISDEEAWVASEATASVKRTLYEAGYPVQDERTLEEGAALPHDLHLQLRDYQQTWVTRFLEAKSGVLVGPPGSGKTVAALGVMAAVGGETLILVPGRELAAQWRDEILLHTTLEPDQVGEYHGGKKEIRPVTIATYQTAGMDRHRMLFDERRWGLIVYDEVHHIPSPIHRRSADLQTRHRLGLSATPIREDDKQQEIFTLIGPPIGTDWGALFEAGYVAEPEVEIRYVPFVDDLGVNEYGSADGHEKRMIAASNPAKVAEVRAILGEHPGEKALIFVEYLDQGKQLSEELNIPFVSGETPHAERRRLFSQFNTGPRDALIVSRIGDEGIDLPEASVAIAASGLGGSRRQGAQRAGRTMRPMGNSRMYVLATRGTAEEDFARQRMRHLAAKGVRIVEAESSAWE